From the genome of Armatimonadota bacterium:
TACATTTACATCTTTGCACTGCGCCTTTCGACGGACTCCAATCCGATCGATGACGGGCCGCTGCCGGTCGTGATCCCCGGCGGGAACGGATTCGTCGCAGGGAACTGCACGCACTACATCTTGTGGAACCCTCTGGTGTTCCCCGAGTATCAGATATTCAAGTTTCTCGACCCGGAGCTCAACCAGTCCGTACAGACCGGCATACCGATCAACTACGTACAGATCAAAGAAGGGGACAACACGCTTCAGTTCGAAATCGATATGAGCCAGTTGGTGCCTGCAGGCGACGTCGATACTATCAAGAGCATCCAAGTCAACTTCTTGACGATGAACAACACGAACACCGGCGGAGGAGATCGGTTTTGGGACGCGCTCGGCGACGGTCGGATCCAGGGCGAAATCAACAGCTACTTCACGTTCCAACTGGATTTCGCCGACCTGTACACGAATCAGAACACGGGAGACATCGAGCCGCCGGGCGACGTCGTCGACCCGGACTTGGACATCATAGATTGGTCGATCGAGGTGAGGCTCCCGTAGATGCCGCGCGTCTCGATCGTCCTGACGTGCTACAACCACCTCGATCACCTAAAGATAGCAGTCGACAGCATCATTGCGCAAACGTTTACCGACTACGAAATCATCGCGCTCGACGACGGCTCCACCGATGGCACGCGAGATTGGCTGAGCGAGCTGCACCGGCGAGAGCCGCAGATTCCGCTCAAGCTGTTCTTCAACGAAGAGAACCTTGGCACTTACGGCACGCTGAACAAGGGCATCGACGTTTCGACCGGCGAGCTAATCGCGGAGTTCAACGACGACGACGTGTGGGCGCCCGAGAAGCTGGAGAAGCAAGTGGCGATGATGGACGCGCACCCGGAGATCGGGCTCGTCCACACGGCGGGCTACTTCATCGACGGCGACGGCAACGAGATCAAGGACAACCCGCTCGGCTTCGAGTGGCCTAAAACCAGCACCGGCGACGTGCTGCCGGAGCTGATCCCCTTCAACAAGATCATCGCCAGTTCCGTGCTGGTGCGGCGCGAGTGCTTCGAAAAGGTCGGGAAGTTCAACACGAGCTACTTCGGCTCCGGAGACTGGGAGATGTGGTACCGGATCGCCGAGGAGTACCACGTCGGGCACGTCGACGAGCCGCTGACGCTCTACCGCGTGCACGGCGGGAGCGCGAGCCACCTCACTGACAAGATCGCCAAGGACGACAGGCGCATCCGCGAGTGGATGACGCCACGGATCGACGGGTACGCAGACCGCGGCTGGCCGCCGGGGCTTCTCCGCAGGATCAAGGCCCACCACTGGGCGTGCCTGGGGACGGCGCGAACTTGGGAGGGCGACGTGAGCGGCGGAAGGCGGGCTTACGTCGAGTCGCTCAAGCTGATGCCCTGGCGGTTCAAGAGCGTCCTGCGCCTGGTGGCGACTGTGCTACCGCGACGGGCTTTCCGCGCCCTCAAGTGATTCTTTGTCCCGCCCGTACAGCCGGAAGAACGCCAGCCAACCGAACAGCGTAACGGCCGCGACGACGATCCTAGCCCAATCCGGCACGCGAGGGTCGAAGCTGAAGAACCCCTCGATCGGCGCGGCCATCATCGTCATCACAAGCGACAGGATGACCAGCACAAAGCCGTCCTTGCCGGCTTTTCGCAGGGCCTCCGCTCTGCTGTCCCTGCCCGGATTGATGATCGCGCCCGCCATTACAAACCCGGCGGCGCCCGCCATAAATATCCCGCCGATCTCGGTAATGCCGTGCGGAATCACGGAGAAGATCAAGAAGCCTGCCTGCCCGGCCAACACGACCTCGTGCAGCAGCGCCCCCATCATAGCTCCGTTGCCCCACATCGACGAAACTCCGAAGATGCCCACAGTTACTAGGCTGAGCGCAGCCGTCACAATGCTGACTAACGGATTGTGCTGAGCGTAGAAGAACGACGCCCCGATGCCCTGGATTCCCGTTCTCTCTTCGTGTTCGCCCGACTTCCAATGCTCGAAAGTCTCTTCCATACCCGGCGGCACGAACATCTCGAGGTAGCCGGGCGACGACTGGATCAGGCCGTAAGACACGACGATTCCTGCAAAGAAGATCACCATAGCGACTCGAATCGCAACCCGTCTGCGGCGGACCACTTGTGCCACGGAAACGAGCGAATCTTGGATAACCGTGAGGAAAGGACGCCTCGGCGCCCGGTACAGCTCAGCGTAGGCTTGCCCGACAAGAGCGTTCAGATAGTCGACAACCTCTTGGTTAGAGGAGTGCGTCATCAGATACGCTAGATCCGCCGACGTCTGCCTGTAGAGCCGCACGAACGTCTGCAGCTCATCCTCGGACAGCACCTTGAAGTTGCCGTTGCACCTCCCCAACAGGCGCTGTAGCTCCCGCCAATCGCTCTGTCTTCGTTCGAAGATCGCCTCTTCGCTCAGCATCGTTCACAACCTGCCCGATTTCCCACAATTCGTACCGGCCCCTCGAAAACCTCTGCCGTGGTTCCGGCGTACTAAGGGTTATGCGATGGGAACACGGCACGTCTTGAGTCTGTCCATCAAGATGGTGTCTGTACTGGAATACTGGCACAGATCGTGCGTGAATTGAGCCAGTTCGCCGCTTTGTGCTGTATTGCGCACAGCGTCGCCCTTCGGAGCCGTGTATGCGAAAGAACGCTGATCACGACGACGGCATACCTAGCTACCTGAGCCGTCTGACTAGAGCGCCTCTTCTGACATCAGAAGAAGAGGTCGTCTTGACGCGCGCCGCGCGACGTGGAGACGGCCAAGCTCGCGAGCGGCTGATCGAGTCGAACATGCGGCTCGTGATCAACATCGCCAAGAACTACCGCAACCAGACGATTCCGCTCGAAGACCTGATCCAAGACGGCGCGATCGGGCTCATGCACGCCGTTGAGCGGTTCGACCCTGGGCGCGGGTACCGCTTCTCCACCTACGCCACGCACTGGATCCGACAAGCGATCGGGCGGGCGATCGACAACAAGTCGAAGGCGATCCGGCTTCCTGCGCACATTTCTCAGACCCTCAGAAAGATAGAGCGCATGAAGGCCAAGGTCATGCGCGAGCAAGGGAGCGAGGCCACGGCGGATCAGATCGCCCGAGAGCTTGGGATAACCAACAAGCGCCTCCAAATGCTGCTCGTCGCTTCGCAAGACCTGCTGAGCCTGGACATGACGGTCGGCGAGGGCGACAGCACCTCGCTCGGCAGCTTGATCGAGGATCAGCTGGCCGCCAACCCTGAGTCGGTCGTCATCACTTCAGAGGTCGTCGACGAGCTGCACGCGATCATGAACCAGCTCAACGACCGGGAGCGGAAGGTGATCATGTACAGGCTGAAGTTCGTGGAGCCGCGCGACGGAGCCTCCTTCCGCGACGAGCTGTCCCAGGAGTTCCAGGTCAGCCGCGAGCGGATTCGACAGATCGAGGTTCAAGCCATCAAAAAGCTCCGCCAGGTTGCCCAGCGGCGACGCCTCCGCGAGTACCTCAGCTAGGTTCCCAACCCGACCAGGCCCAAAAAAGATACACTGTCGCCGAAATTGGTGGCGTGTATGAGTGGGCAAATGGACATCAATCGCATCATGGAGGTGCTGCCGCATCGGTATCCGATGCTGCTAGTCGACCGCATTCTTGAGTGTGACGCCGGCAAGAGCTGCCGCGGACTCAAGAACGTAACAATCAACGAGGCGTTCTTTCAAGGGCACTACCCCGACCAGCCGATCATGCCCGGCGTCCTGATACTGGAGGCGATGGCGCAGGCGGGGGCCGTCATCCTGTTGAGCGAGGACAAGTACAAAGGCCTGATGCCGGTGATCGGCGCGATCGACGACGTGAAGTACAGAAAGCCCGTCGTCCCCGGCGACCAGCTGATCTTGGACGTTGAGCTGCTGTGGGTGCGTCAGAATATCGGCCGCATCAAAGCAGAGGCCAGTGTGGACGACGAGCTGGTAGCCAGCATGATGATGACCTTCAAGCTGTTGGAACGAGAGTAGAGCGTGCCAAAGATTCACGAATCGGCCGTAGTTGATGCGGGCGCAGAGATCGACGACGACGTCGAGATCGGCCCGTTCTGCGACGTGCGGGCCGGAGTGAAGATCGGAGCTGGGTCACGGCTCGACTCCCACGTCACGATCTTGAGCGGGACGACGTGCGGTGCGCGCAACATCTTCGCGCAAGGGTCGATCATCGGCGGCGATCCTCAAGACAGAAAGTGGCAGGGGCAGCCGACGTTCCTCAAGATCGGCGACGACAACGTGTTCCGCGAGTACGTCACCGTCCATCGGGCGACGGGCGACGGTGGCACGACGATCGTCGGAGACAGGAACTACCTGATGGCGTACTGCCACCTCGGCCACAACGTCACGCTCATGAACGACATCACCATGGCGAACAGCGTCGGCGTCAGCGGTCACTGCACCATCGAGGACTTCGTCAACATCGGCGGCATGGTCGGCATACACCAGTTCGTGCGCATCGGGCGGCTGGCGATGGTCGGCGGGATCAGCCGCATCGTGCGCGACGTGCCTCCGTTCATGCTGGTCGAGGGAATCGTCGACCAGAAGGTTCACGACATCAACGCCGTCGGATTGCGCCGGAACGGCATCACGCAGGCGCAGCGGCTGGCGTTGCACAAGGCCTGCAAGCTGATATTCAAGTCCCAGCTCGGGCTCACGCGGGCGATGGAGATCGTGCAGCGAGAGGTTCAAATCACGGCTGAAGTTCAAGAGCTTCTGGCGTTCATGGAGCGCGTTATGAAAGGGAAGAACGGCCGCGGCGACCAAAGATGAGGGTCTTCTTCAGCGCAGGCGAAGCGTCGGGCGACGCGTATGCCGCAGAGATTCTGAAGCTGCTTCAGCCTGAAGCGTTGAACTACTTCCGAAGCCGATTCGCCGATTTCCAGCACGACATGGAGTCTTCTTCGAGCGAGGAGCTTCTCAAGGCGCTCCAGAGCGAGGCGATGGGGCTGGACTCGCTCGACGTCGTAGAGCTGGTCATGGCGTTTGAAGAGGAGTACAACGTTCATCTTCCGGATGACCTCGCTGCGGGGCTCTTGCCCAAGCACGACCTGATGGAGTTCATCTCACGCTATATCATCAACGACGCGAAGATGACCGACATCGCGTTCCAGGCGATAGGGGGCCGCCGACTGGAGGAGGCCGGGGCAAGGATCGTCGCGGACTCGTCGAAGTGGGGCTCCGTCGGCATCGTGCAGGCCGCCCGAGTTTCGCTGCGCGTGATCGCAGGTTTTTATCGTGCGAGGGCTGAACTCCGGAGGGGCAGCCCGGGCGTCTTCGTGCCGATCGACTTCGGGTTCTTCAACGTCAAACTAGCTCGCTACGCGAAGGGCTTAGGGTGGAAGGTGCTGTACTTCATGCCGCCTGGCAGTTGGCGCAAGGAGAAGCAGGGCACAGACCTGCCGGAGATCACGGATGCGATCGTCACCCCCTTTCCGTGGTCCGCCGAAATGCTGAACGACATGGGCGCCAACGCACACTACTTCGGCCACCCGCTCAAGCAGATGGTTGGATCGGTGCAGACTTCTGGCGAGAGGACGGGAGTCGCGATTCTGCCGGGCAGCCGGGTCCACGAGATCGAGCAGAACATCCCGATCATCGCTCGCGCGATCGAGGACATGGACTGCCCGATGCGGATCGCGCTGGCTTCGAACCTTGACGAAGAGGACGTGATGCGAGTTTGGCGCAAGTCCTCGTCGCACGATCCGATCGTCAGTCGGGACACCTACGGCGTGCTCAAGACGTCGCGCGCCGGAGTGATCTGCAGCGGGACCGCCACGCTCGAGGCGGCGCTCTGCGGCTGCCCGTGCGTCGTCATGTACCGCGGCGGATGGGCAACCGAGATCGAGTACCGGCTGCGCAAACCGCAGTTCGAGTACATGAGCCTGCCCAACATCCTGCTGGACAAGCCTCTGCTCAAGGAGCTGATCCAAGAGACGGCGACTGCGGATGCGGTCCTCACTGAGCTGGAGGACCTGCTGCGAGAAGGCGATCGGCGGGATACAGTTCTCAGGGGGTTCGCCGAACTCGCCGAGTCGCTCGGCGGCAGGGACAGCCTGACCAGCACGGCGAACCTGGTAAAAGCACTGGTTTCAGACGATCGGTCCTAGGCCGCTGAAACTACTCGGCGGCCGAGCGTGTTGAACTAGACAGCAAGTAGAGTAAACCGCGACAAGCGCAAAAGCTCCTCTCCTCAATTCGCCGAACCGGAGGCCTCACTCCCCCGGTTCGGTTTTTTTTGTAAACTGGGTCCATGGGCCTTGGCTGGGACGGTGAACTGATTCGGTTGGTGCCGCTCGATTTCGAGCGGCATTTTGAGAACTGCTACCGGTGGATCAACGACGAGGAGGTCAATCGCTGGCTCTGCGCCGGCGACTTTCCGATGACGAGACTCGGCGAGAGAGAGTGGTTCGAGAAAGCCCAGCAGCCGAGCGACTCAACCGTGCACTTTGCGATCGAGACCCTGGACGGCAAGCACGTCGGCCAGAGCGGGATACACCAGATCAACTTCCGCCACGGCACGGCGTTGACCGGCAGCTTCATCGGCGACCCGGACGAGCGCGGCAAGGGATACGGCACGGACGCTGCGAAGGTTCGGGCGTGGTACGCGTTCCACATTCTGGGGCTCCGCATGCTGTACTCGGAGTACTTCGCGGGCAACGATCTATCGCGGCGGATGCAGGAGAAGACCGGCTACCGGGAGTACGGTGTCAGGCCGAAAGCCATCTGGAAACAGGGC
Proteins encoded in this window:
- a CDS encoding glycosyltransferase: MPRVSIVLTCYNHLDHLKIAVDSIIAQTFTDYEIIALDDGSTDGTRDWLSELHRREPQIPLKLFFNEENLGTYGTLNKGIDVSTGELIAEFNDDDVWAPEKLEKQVAMMDAHPEIGLVHTAGYFIDGDGNEIKDNPLGFEWPKTSTGDVLPELIPFNKIIASSVLVRRECFEKVGKFNTSYFGSGDWEMWYRIAEEYHVGHVDEPLTLYRVHGGSASHLTDKIAKDDRRIREWMTPRIDGYADRGWPPGLLRRIKAHHWACLGTARTWEGDVSGGRRAYVESLKLMPWRFKSVLRLVATVLPRRAFRALK
- a CDS encoding stage II sporulation protein M, whose protein sequence is MLSEEAIFERRQSDWRELQRLLGRCNGNFKVLSEDELQTFVRLYRQTSADLAYLMTHSSNQEVVDYLNALVGQAYAELYRAPRRPFLTVIQDSLVSVAQVVRRRRVAIRVAMVIFFAGIVVSYGLIQSSPGYLEMFVPPGMEETFEHWKSGEHEERTGIQGIGASFFYAQHNPLVSIVTAALSLVTVGIFGVSSMWGNGAMMGALLHEVVLAGQAGFLIFSVIPHGITEIGGIFMAGAAGFVMAGAIINPGRDSRAEALRKAGKDGFVLVILSLVMTMMAAPIEGFFSFDPRVPDWARIVVAAVTLFGWLAFFRLYGRDKESLEGAESPSR
- a CDS encoding sigma-70 family RNA polymerase sigma factor; translation: MRKNADHDDGIPSYLSRLTRAPLLTSEEEVVLTRAARRGDGQARERLIESNMRLVINIAKNYRNQTIPLEDLIQDGAIGLMHAVERFDPGRGYRFSTYATHWIRQAIGRAIDNKSKAIRLPAHISQTLRKIERMKAKVMREQGSEATADQIARELGITNKRLQMLLVASQDLLSLDMTVGEGDSTSLGSLIEDQLAANPESVVITSEVVDELHAIMNQLNDRERKVIMYRLKFVEPRDGASFRDELSQEFQVSRERIRQIEVQAIKKLRQVAQRRRLREYLS
- the fabZ gene encoding 3-hydroxyacyl-ACP dehydratase FabZ; protein product: MSGQMDINRIMEVLPHRYPMLLVDRILECDAGKSCRGLKNVTINEAFFQGHYPDQPIMPGVLILEAMAQAGAVILLSEDKYKGLMPVIGAIDDVKYRKPVVPGDQLILDVELLWVRQNIGRIKAEASVDDELVASMMMTFKLLERE
- the lpxA gene encoding acyl-ACP--UDP-N-acetylglucosamine O-acyltransferase, which codes for MPKIHESAVVDAGAEIDDDVEIGPFCDVRAGVKIGAGSRLDSHVTILSGTTCGARNIFAQGSIIGGDPQDRKWQGQPTFLKIGDDNVFREYVTVHRATGDGGTTIVGDRNYLMAYCHLGHNVTLMNDITMANSVGVSGHCTIEDFVNIGGMVGIHQFVRIGRLAMVGGISRIVRDVPPFMLVEGIVDQKVHDINAVGLRRNGITQAQRLALHKACKLIFKSQLGLTRAMEIVQREVQITAEVQELLAFMERVMKGKNGRGDQR
- a CDS encoding GNAT family N-acetyltransferase is translated as MGLGWDGELIRLVPLDFERHFENCYRWINDEEVNRWLCAGDFPMTRLGEREWFEKAQQPSDSTVHFAIETLDGKHVGQSGIHQINFRHGTALTGSFIGDPDERGKGYGTDAAKVRAWYAFHILGLRMLYSEYFAGNDLSRRMQEKTGYREYGVRPKAIWKQGEYRDLVLTYFSREDWKASQ